A stretch of Vicinamibacterales bacterium DNA encodes these proteins:
- a CDS encoding sodium:solute symporter family protein gives MQLTTLDWVIVLVSIALSFAPAIYLMRRAGSSTTEFFTSGRAAPWWLIGGSMVATTFSTDTPNLVTNLVREHGVANNWVWWAFLLTGMSTVFFYARMWRRSGVLTDLEFYEIRYSGRAAATVRGFRAVYLGLFFNIVIMATVNLAAAKIANVLLGWPMWETLAICAVINVAFASIAGLWGVLITDVFQFVIAMVASVSAAYFALQQPQVGGLSGLMAQIPPSTLQLLPDFNDWTLTLSVLVLPLTISWWSVWYPGSEPGGGSYIAQRILAAKSERDALGGTLFFNLAHYALRPWPWIIVALSSMLVFPQLSDIARAFPYLEPTMIGHDMAYPAMLTFLPAGFLGLMVAGLLAAYVSTISTHLNWGTSYLVHDLYRRFFRNDASERHYVWMGRLVTALLMLLAAGMTFLLESARSSFELLLSIGAGSGLLYLLRWYWWRINAWSEIAAMAVSFVVAVGFFVAGKMGYAVGANIVLLVTVGVTTVAWVGATLLTRPESEETLVAFYRLVRPAGPGWRDISRKAGVGPSPDSLPQQLLGWILGCTFVYATLFGAGSALYGLTSQATVWAVVWAVSGIALLRMLRALWRA, from the coding sequence ATGCAGCTGACCACCCTCGACTGGGTGATCGTCCTCGTCTCCATCGCCCTGTCGTTCGCGCCCGCCATCTACCTGATGCGCCGGGCGGGGTCCAGCACCACCGAATTCTTCACCTCCGGCCGCGCCGCGCCGTGGTGGCTGATCGGCGGCTCGATGGTGGCCACCACCTTCAGCACCGACACGCCCAATCTGGTCACCAACCTGGTTCGCGAGCACGGCGTCGCCAACAACTGGGTGTGGTGGGCGTTCCTGCTCACCGGCATGAGCACGGTGTTCTTCTACGCCCGCATGTGGCGCCGGTCGGGCGTGCTCACCGATCTCGAGTTCTACGAGATCCGCTATTCGGGCAGGGCCGCCGCCACGGTGCGCGGCTTCCGCGCCGTCTACCTCGGCCTGTTCTTCAACATCGTGATCATGGCGACCGTCAACCTGGCGGCGGCGAAAATCGCCAACGTGCTCCTCGGCTGGCCGATGTGGGAGACGCTCGCCATCTGCGCGGTGATCAACGTGGCCTTCGCGTCGATCGCGGGGTTGTGGGGCGTGCTCATTACCGACGTGTTCCAGTTCGTCATCGCCATGGTGGCGTCGGTGTCGGCCGCCTACTTCGCGCTGCAGCAGCCGCAGGTCGGCGGCTTGTCCGGCCTGATGGCGCAGATCCCGCCGTCGACGTTGCAGCTGCTTCCAGACTTCAATGACTGGACGCTGACGCTATCGGTCCTGGTCTTGCCGCTCACCATCTCGTGGTGGTCGGTGTGGTACCCGGGCTCGGAGCCTGGTGGCGGCAGCTACATCGCGCAACGCATCCTGGCGGCGAAGAGCGAGCGGGATGCCCTCGGCGGCACCCTCTTCTTCAATCTCGCCCACTACGCGCTGCGCCCGTGGCCGTGGATCATCGTCGCCCTGTCGTCGATGCTCGTGTTCCCGCAGCTCTCCGACATCGCCAGGGCGTTCCCGTACCTCGAGCCGACCATGATCGGCCACGACATGGCGTATCCCGCCATGCTCACATTTCTGCCCGCGGGCTTCCTGGGCTTGATGGTCGCGGGCCTGCTCGCCGCCTACGTGTCCACCATCTCCACGCATCTCAACTGGGGCACGTCGTACCTCGTCCACGATCTCTATCGACGCTTCTTCCGGAACGACGCCAGCGAGCGTCACTACGTCTGGATGGGCCGCCTCGTCACGGCGCTGTTGATGCTGCTGGCCGCGGGGATGACGTTCCTCCTCGAATCCGCGCGATCGAGCTTCGAGTTGCTGCTCTCGATCGGCGCCGGCTCCGGGTTGCTCTATCTGCTGCGCTGGTACTGGTGGCGCATCAACGCCTGGAGCGAGATCGCCGCCATGGCGGTGTCGTTCGTCGTCGCCGTCGGATTCTTCGTCGCCGGGAAGATGGGCTACGCCGTGGGCGCCAACATCGTGCTGCTCGTGACGGTTGGTGTCACCACGGTGGCGTGGGTGGGGGCGACGTTGCTGACACGGCCCGAGAGCGAGGAAACACTCGTGGCGTTCTATCGCCTCGTGCGCCCGGCGGGTCCCGGCTGGCGAGACATCTCACGGAAGGCCGGCGTCGGCCCGTCGCCCGACAGCCTGCCGCAGCAGCTTCTCGGCTGGATCCTCGGCTGCACCTTCGTTTACGCGACGCTGTTCGGCGCCGGCAGCGCGCTCTACGGCCTGACCTCGCAAGCCACGGTATGGGCTGTCGTCTGGGCGGTCAGCGGCATCGCGCTGCTTCGCATGCTGAGGGCCCTATGGCGCGCCTGA
- a CDS encoding PQQ-binding-like beta-propeller repeat protein — protein sequence MRTYRVGFAGLACALALAMAALVVAQAPDRGWPMHGGVDNIRYSPLTQINKSNVAQLKVAWTYDSKDAFPASEMQSHPVVVDGTLYVTTPSMKVAAVDAASGQERWSFSLAPAGAPRTRFRHRGVTVHQDRVFATYRNFLFALDRATGKPIASFGTDGRIDLREGLGLPVERATVSASTPGAIFEDLIIFGSSVPETLPGTPGHIRAFDVRTGKMRWIFHTIPQAGEFGAETWPKGPTLSGGANAWAGVTVDQGNAMVFAATGSASFDWYGVNRHGDNLFADSVLALDARTGKRVWHYQVIKHDLWDWDLPTAPSLVTVVRNGKPVPAVAQLTKHGYVFVLDRKTGAPLFPVEERRAPESTIDGEQAAARQRHPLSPPPFTRQQMTESMVTTRTPEAHAAVLAQFRQLTSGPLFTPPTNGLIVFPGVDGGAEWGGGAFDPDTGLLYVNANEMPWIMRLIPNTDTALYGSKCASCHRSDRTGGPQAPSLVDVAKRLSRDEMAAIIRQGTGRMPGFPDMGAKNIGDVVEFLVTGKDQAGDPAIASDPNRLKYRNDGEVLWRDPDGYPPITPPWGTLSAIDLNAGTMRWHKPLGEYPELVAKGMTDTGSDNYGGPVVTAGGLLFIAATNFDRKLRAFDKLTGELLWETVLPFAGNATPSTYMLNGKQYLVIACGGGKNGAPSGSTIVAFTLP from the coding sequence GTGCGCACGTATCGCGTTGGGTTTGCAGGGCTGGCGTGCGCGCTGGCGCTCGCCATGGCTGCGCTCGTCGTCGCGCAGGCGCCCGATCGCGGCTGGCCGATGCACGGCGGCGTGGATAACATCCGATACTCGCCGCTCACGCAGATCAACAAGTCCAACGTCGCGCAGTTGAAGGTCGCCTGGACCTACGACTCCAAGGATGCCTTTCCCGCATCCGAGATGCAGAGCCATCCCGTGGTCGTGGACGGCACGCTCTACGTCACCACTCCCAGCATGAAAGTGGCCGCGGTCGACGCAGCGTCCGGGCAGGAGCGCTGGAGCTTCAGCCTGGCGCCGGCCGGGGCGCCGCGGACGCGGTTCCGCCACCGCGGCGTCACGGTTCACCAGGATCGCGTGTTCGCGACCTACCGCAACTTCCTCTTCGCGCTCGACCGCGCGACCGGAAAGCCGATCGCGTCGTTCGGCACCGACGGACGGATCGATCTGCGTGAGGGCCTCGGTCTGCCAGTGGAACGGGCCACCGTGAGCGCCAGCACGCCGGGCGCGATCTTCGAGGACCTGATCATCTTCGGCAGCAGCGTTCCCGAGACGCTGCCGGGCACGCCCGGTCACATCCGCGCCTTCGACGTGCGCACGGGGAAGATGCGCTGGATCTTCCACACCATCCCGCAGGCGGGCGAGTTCGGCGCCGAGACGTGGCCGAAAGGGCCGACGCTCTCGGGCGGCGCCAACGCGTGGGCCGGTGTCACCGTGGATCAGGGCAACGCCATGGTCTTTGCCGCCACCGGCTCGGCCTCGTTCGATTGGTACGGCGTCAATCGGCATGGCGACAACCTGTTCGCCGACTCGGTGCTCGCGCTCGACGCCCGCACCGGCAAGCGCGTCTGGCACTACCAGGTCATCAAGCACGATCTCTGGGACTGGGACCTGCCGACGGCGCCGAGCCTGGTAACGGTAGTGCGCAACGGCAAGCCGGTGCCAGCGGTCGCGCAACTGACCAAGCACGGCTACGTCTTCGTGCTGGACCGCAAGACCGGCGCGCCGCTGTTCCCGGTGGAGGAGCGCCGCGCGCCGGAATCCACCATCGACGGCGAGCAGGCGGCCGCCCGGCAGCGCCACCCGTTGTCGCCACCGCCATTCACGCGGCAGCAGATGACGGAGTCGATGGTCACCACGCGCACGCCCGAGGCGCACGCCGCGGTGCTGGCGCAGTTCCGGCAGTTAACCAGCGGTCCGCTGTTCACGCCGCCGACCAACGGCCTGATCGTCTTTCCGGGCGTGGACGGCGGCGCCGAATGGGGCGGCGGTGCGTTCGATCCCGACACCGGGCTGCTCTACGTGAACGCCAACGAGATGCCGTGGATCATGCGGCTGATCCCCAACACCGACACCGCGCTCTACGGCAGCAAGTGTGCGTCGTGCCATCGCTCGGATCGCACCGGCGGGCCGCAGGCGCCGTCGCTGGTGGACGTGGCGAAACGCCTGTCGCGCGACGAGATGGCGGCCATCATCCGCCAGGGCACCGGCCGCATGCCGGGTTTCCCCGACATGGGCGCGAAGAACATCGGCGACGTGGTCGAGTTTCTCGTCACTGGGAAGGACCAGGCGGGCGATCCGGCGATCGCCAGCGACCCCAATCGCCTGAAGTACCGCAACGACGGCGAGGTGCTGTGGCGCGACCCGGACGGGTATCCACCGATCACGCCGCCATGGGGCACCTTGAGCGCCATCGACCTCAACGCCGGCACCATGCGCTGGCACAAGCCGCTCGGTGAGTATCCAGAGCTGGTCGCCAAGGGCATGACAGACACCGGCAGCGACAACTACGGCGGCCCCGTCGTCACCGCCGGCGGCCTGCTGTTCATCGCCGCCACCAACTTCGATCGCAAGCTGAGAGCGTTCGACAAGCTGACCGGAGAGTTGTTGTGGGAGACCGTGCTGCCGTTTGCGGGCAACGCCACGCCGTCCACCTACATGCTGAACGGCAAGCAGTACCTGGTGATCGCCTGTGGCGGCGGCAAGAACGGCGCGCCGTCGGGCAGCACGATTGTCGCCTTCACCCTGCCATGA
- a CDS encoding trypsin-like serine protease, with product MYRKLSIALAAVFAIGLSVTLVAVKYGVPDDGEHPYVGLVVFYDAGLNPQWRCTGTLISPTVILTAGHCTELNGPAQVWFAETVTIASGYPTSGGYTGTAYTYPGWQGGLYLPDTGDTGVVVLDEPVAGIATFPTLADVGYLDELATARGTKNVSFEVVGYGLQSVKPVLSQFRTRLKAWVQLVNLRSALTDGYNIQTTNSPGKGTGPGGTCFGDSGGAIFGEAGQIVAVNSFVMNGNCAGASFGYRVDTADVQQWILSYLN from the coding sequence ATGTACCGCAAGCTGTCGATAGCTCTCGCCGCGGTCTTCGCGATTGGCCTGTCCGTTACCCTCGTTGCCGTCAAGTACGGCGTGCCTGATGACGGCGAACATCCCTATGTTGGGCTTGTCGTCTTTTACGACGCCGGCTTGAACCCGCAGTGGCGATGCACGGGCACGCTGATCAGCCCAACCGTCATCCTGACGGCGGGTCACTGCACGGAACTGAACGGCCCCGCCCAGGTCTGGTTCGCTGAAACGGTGACTATAGCGTCGGGCTACCCGACGTCGGGCGGATACACCGGCACCGCCTACACGTATCCCGGCTGGCAGGGCGGCTTGTACCTGCCGGATACCGGCGATACCGGTGTCGTCGTGCTGGATGAACCGGTTGCGGGAATCGCCACGTTCCCGACGCTGGCGGACGTGGGCTACCTCGACGAGCTCGCCACCGCCCGCGGCACCAAGAACGTCAGCTTCGAGGTCGTTGGCTACGGCCTGCAGTCCGTCAAGCCGGTGCTCTCGCAGTTCAGGACGCGCCTGAAGGCGTGGGTGCAGCTCGTAAACCTGCGCAGCGCGCTCACCGACGGCTACAACATCCAGACCACGAATAGTCCTGGCAAGGGCACCGGCCCGGGCGGCACCTGCTTCGGCGATTCGGGCGGCGCCATCTTCGGCGAGGCCGGGCAGATCGTGGCAGTGAACTCGTTCGTGATGAACGGCAACTGCGCCGGCGCGTCATTCGGCTATCGCGTGGACACCGCTGACGTCCAGCAGTGGATCCTGTCGTACCTGAACTAA
- a CDS encoding serine hydrolase domain-containing protein, with protein sequence MIAIKSAFRALALTALAGYAVSAQAPAVRPVAAPAATVGVSAERLGRLHAGMQGFVDRHEAGGIVTLIARDGKTVDVHASGFQDVESRTPMRTDSLFRIASMTKPVTSVALMMLYEEGKLLLTDPVSKFIPAFKSSRVLEAGAEVPVAARRGINLRDLLSHRSGLTYGFINGGPVGNGYRKGGVIDGLTTTTMTLAEAIDKLAAEPLVSQPGAAWNYSLSTDVLGRVVEVASGQPFQVFLRERIFKPLRMTDTDFVVPEAKRPRLTTVYSPDGSGGIRPMKDPESFGNTVMSPVASYKESKTYFSGGAGLISTARDYARFAQMLLNGGSLDGTRLLSPKTIELMTVSHTTDLPSGGLIGNGAGFGLGFRVVTEVGGTQTLGSPGLYGWSGIYGTVFWVDPKERLVAIMMVQRYPGSAVATAFQPLVYQALVK encoded by the coding sequence ATGATTGCGATCAAATCCGCGTTCCGCGCGCTCGCCCTGACGGCCCTGGCGGGTTACGCCGTCTCGGCCCAGGCGCCCGCCGTTCGCCCCGTCGCCGCCCCGGCCGCCACCGTTGGCGTCTCGGCCGAGCGGCTCGGCCGTCTGCATGCCGGCATGCAGGGCTTCGTGGACCGCCACGAGGCCGGCGGCATCGTCACGCTGATCGCGCGCGACGGCAAGACCGTGGACGTGCACGCCTCGGGCTTCCAGGACGTCGAGAGCCGCACGCCGATGCGGACCGACTCGCTGTTCCGCATTGCCTCGATGACCAAGCCCGTCACCAGCGTCGCGTTGATGATGCTGTACGAAGAGGGCAAGCTGCTGCTCACCGATCCGGTGTCGAAGTTCATTCCGGCCTTCAAGAGCTCGCGCGTGCTCGAGGCCGGCGCCGAGGTGCCGGTGGCGGCCCGCCGCGGCATCAACCTGCGCGACCTGCTGTCGCACCGCTCGGGACTGACGTACGGGTTCATCAATGGCGGCCCGGTGGGGAACGGCTACCGGAAGGGCGGTGTCATCGACGGATTGACCACGACGACGATGACGCTGGCGGAGGCCATCGACAAGCTGGCCGCGGAGCCGCTCGTCAGCCAGCCGGGCGCGGCGTGGAACTACAGCCTCTCCACCGACGTCCTCGGGCGCGTTGTCGAAGTGGCATCGGGACAGCCCTTCCAGGTGTTCCTGCGCGAGCGCATCTTCAAGCCGCTGCGCATGACCGACACCGATTTCGTCGTGCCCGAAGCCAAGCGGCCGCGGCTGACCACGGTCTATTCCCCCGACGGCAGCGGCGGCATCAGGCCGATGAAGGATCCCGAATCGTTCGGGAACACCGTGATGTCGCCGGTTGCCTCGTACAAAGAGTCCAAGACCTACTTCTCAGGCGGCGCGGGGTTGATCTCGACCGCGCGCGATTACGCGCGCTTCGCGCAGATGCTGTTGAACGGCGGCTCGCTCGACGGGACGCGGTTGCTCAGCCCGAAGACCATCGAGCTGATGACGGTGAGCCACACCACCGATCTGCCGTCGGGCGGGCTCATTGGCAACGGCGCCGGCTTCGGCCTCGGCTTCCGCGTGGTGACCGAGGTGGGCGGCACGCAAACGCTCGGCTCGCCCGGCCTCTACGGCTGGAGCGGCATCTACGGCACCGTCTTCTGGGTGGATCCGAAAGAGCGGCTGGTCGCGATCATGATGGTGCAGCGGTATCCCGGGTCGGCGGTTGCCACGGCGTTTCAGCCGCTGGTCTACCAGGCGCTGGTGAAATAG
- a CDS encoding beta-propeller fold lactonase family protein, with protein sequence MRKHKRPLLLAVVAMAVLSVAARALESQAARDSAPAFQVDPAWPKLPKQWILGQVSGVATDARDHVWVLQRPWSLNSDEMAKNPEAECCHAAPPVMEFDSSGNYVQGWGGKPADGSYEWPEDEHGIHVDYKGNVWVSSAGGPRMREGKENFLLKFTSTGKFLLQIGRRGMSKGSLDTGNVNNAADIWVHPATNELFVADGYLNRRVLVLDADTGAFKRMWGAYGNVPDDQAPKAFVGEGPGPQQFNTVHGIKVSTDGLVYVNDRLNNRIQVFTVDGKFQREVFIERKTQLLGTSFNTAFSPDRDQRWLYVADAGNGRIHILDRRSMTEAGAFGRIGHYAGQFVFMHNLATDSRGNLYVSEVGNGRRVQKFVLQR encoded by the coding sequence ATGAGAAAACACAAACGCCCGTTGTTGCTAGCTGTGGTCGCGATGGCGGTTCTCTCGGTCGCCGCCCGCGCGCTTGAATCGCAGGCGGCCCGCGACTCGGCGCCCGCGTTCCAGGTGGATCCGGCGTGGCCGAAACTGCCGAAGCAGTGGATCCTCGGCCAGGTGTCTGGTGTCGCCACCGATGCGCGGGATCACGTCTGGGTTCTCCAGCGGCCCTGGTCTCTCAATAGCGACGAGATGGCGAAGAATCCCGAGGCGGAATGCTGCCATGCCGCGCCGCCGGTGATGGAGTTCGACTCTTCGGGCAACTACGTCCAGGGCTGGGGCGGTAAGCCGGCCGACGGCAGCTACGAATGGCCCGAAGACGAGCACGGTATCCACGTCGACTACAAGGGCAACGTCTGGGTGTCGTCCGCCGGCGGGCCGCGCATGCGCGAGGGCAAGGAGAACTTCCTCCTGAAGTTCACCAGCACCGGGAAGTTCCTGCTGCAGATCGGTCGCCGCGGGATGAGCAAGGGCAGCCTCGATACCGGCAACGTCAACAACGCCGCCGACATCTGGGTGCACCCGGCGACCAACGAACTGTTCGTCGCCGACGGCTACCTCAATCGCAGGGTGCTCGTGCTCGATGCCGACACCGGCGCCTTCAAGCGGATGTGGGGCGCTTACGGCAACGTCCCGGACGACCAGGCGCCCAAAGCGTTTGTCGGCGAGGGTCCGGGCCCGCAGCAATTCAACACCGTGCACGGGATCAAGGTGTCAACCGACGGCCTGGTCTACGTCAACGATCGGCTGAACAATCGCATCCAGGTGTTCACCGTCGACGGCAAGTTCCAGCGGGAAGTCTTCATCGAGCGAAAGACGCAGTTGCTGGGCACGTCGTTCAACACCGCGTTCTCGCCCGACCGGGACCAGCGCTGGCTCTACGTCGCCGACGCCGGCAACGGCCGCATCCACATCCTCGATCGCCGGAGCATGACGGAGGCGGGCGCCTTCGGCCGCATCGGGCACTACGCCGGCCAGTTTGTCTTCATGCACAACCTTGCCACCGACTCACGAGGGAACCTGTATGTGAGCGAAGTCGGCAACGGCCGCCGCGTGCAGAAGTTCGTGTTGCAGAGATAG
- a CDS encoding DUF2911 domain-containing protein, producing the protein MNVRFVLSMSALCVALSAASLAQAIPDVKLPPSPAGQASIQLGGRWEKTAEGGQAYRDGKWVVVDYGRPLLRGRKDIFGAGADYGKTVNAGAPVWRAGANDTTRLTTQAPLAIGGKTIAPGVYNVFVDLKPGAWTLVLSTQPVQEKFDPNDKVRLSGATNYDPKFDVLRVPMTVRAGEQSVEQLTIGFVNVTEAGATLTIAWDRTLASVDLKLGAK; encoded by the coding sequence ATGAATGTCCGGTTCGTGCTGTCGATGTCCGCGTTGTGCGTGGCTCTGAGTGCCGCGTCGTTGGCCCAGGCCATTCCCGACGTGAAGCTGCCGCCGTCGCCCGCGGGGCAGGCCTCGATCCAGCTTGGCGGACGATGGGAAAAGACCGCCGAGGGCGGCCAGGCCTATCGCGATGGCAAGTGGGTGGTCGTCGACTACGGCCGTCCGCTGCTGCGCGGGCGCAAGGACATCTTCGGCGCGGGCGCCGATTACGGCAAGACCGTCAACGCCGGCGCCCCGGTCTGGCGCGCCGGTGCCAACGACACGACCCGGCTGACCACGCAGGCGCCGCTCGCGATCGGCGGCAAGACCATCGCGCCGGGCGTCTACAACGTGTTCGTCGATCTGAAGCCGGGCGCCTGGACGTTGGTGCTGAGCACCCAGCCGGTGCAGGAGAAGTTCGATCCGAACGACAAGGTCAGGCTGTCTGGCGCCACCAACTACGACCCGAAGTTCGATGTCCTCCGCGTGCCGATGACGGTGCGCGCCGGCGAGCAGTCGGTCGAGCAGCTCACGATCGGCTTCGTCAACGTGACCGAGGCCGGCGCCACGCTTACCATCGCGTGGGACCGGACACTGGCGTCCGTGGACCTGAAGCTCGGCGCAAAATAG
- a CDS encoding cysteine synthase family protein, whose product MSLPAPVDSVLRAIGSTPVVRLHRLVAPGSATVVVKLEYFNPTGSYKDRMALAMIEGAEQRGTLRKGMRVVEYTGGSTGSSLALVCAMKGYDFHPLSSDAFAAEKLDTMRAFGADLELVPSDGGKVTPALFDRFKARIKELMQDPNTFWTDQFNNADAIDGYANIGRELVEQVGTVDAFAGMVGTAGMLVGVSQALKQSGQATRIIALEPSTSPFLTTGKGGAHRVEGTAAGFWPPHLTKGSYDEVRVIDENAGRAMAKRAAKEEGLFAGTSTGMNLVAALDLARELGPGKVVATVACDTGLKYLAGDLYK is encoded by the coding sequence ATGTCTTTGCCGGCACCCGTCGATTCCGTCCTCCGCGCCATCGGTTCCACACCGGTCGTTCGTCTCCATCGGCTGGTGGCGCCCGGCTCGGCCACCGTGGTGGTCAAGCTGGAGTACTTCAATCCGACCGGCTCCTACAAGGACCGGATGGCGCTGGCGATGATTGAAGGCGCCGAACAGCGCGGCACCCTGCGCAAGGGCATGCGCGTCGTCGAATACACCGGCGGCAGCACCGGCTCGTCGCTGGCGCTGGTGTGCGCGATGAAGGGCTATGACTTCCATCCGCTCTCGTCGGATGCGTTCGCCGCCGAGAAGCTCGATACCATGCGCGCGTTCGGCGCCGACCTCGAGCTGGTGCCGAGCGACGGCGGCAAGGTGACGCCGGCGCTGTTCGACCGCTTCAAGGCGCGCATCAAGGAGTTGATGCAGGACCCGAACACGTTCTGGACGGATCAGTTCAACAACGCGGACGCCATCGACGGCTACGCCAACATCGGCCGCGAACTGGTTGAGCAGGTTGGCACGGTGGACGCGTTCGCCGGCATGGTGGGCACGGCCGGCATGCTGGTGGGCGTGTCGCAGGCGCTGAAGCAGTCCGGCCAGGCCACGCGCATTATCGCCCTCGAGCCGTCGACCTCGCCGTTTCTCACGACCGGCAAGGGCGGAGCGCACCGCGTCGAGGGCACGGCGGCGGGCTTCTGGCCGCCGCACCTGACCAAGGGCAGCTACGACGAAGTGCGCGTCATTGACGAGAACGCGGGACGCGCGATGGCCAAGCGCGCGGCGAAGGAAGAGGGATTGTTTGCCGGCACATCGACGGGCATGAACCTGGTGGCGGCACTCGACCTGGCGCGCGAGCTGGGACCGGGCAAGGTGGTTGCGACCGTGGCGTGCGACACCGGGCTGAAATACCTCGCCGGCGATCTCTACAAGTGA
- a CDS encoding M13 family metallopeptidase, which translates to MHPSIRIAFGLLLLGTTLTAQGSTRTTAQAAPQLPYTPSLDPMAMDRTADPCVDFYQFACGGWMKDNPIPPDQSSWSTYGKMQDENRALLRALLEQFAPGTPGRTPNQQKIGDYYGACMAEPEIDRRAASGLAPQMDAIAKIASINDLAAVVADSHRTMVVLGPMLFGLRAEQDAKDATETIAGIDQGGLGLPDRDYYLKDDERSVTLRTKYAEHVARVFQLLGDTPAAASANAQTVLRIETGLATGQMTRVERRNPDNTYHRLPRARLAEIAPSWPWDAYFKQMGIPQIADLDVAAPGYFLALDRQLTSVPLNDWKAYLRWHTARLASPYLSSAFVDADFAFFSQTLAGALQLQPRWKRCVGRVDRHLGEALGQVYVEKYFTADTRARTLRMVQQIEAAMEDDIKGLGWMSAATKAQAIEKLHGVTNKIGHPERWRDYSTVRITADDFFGDARNAMAFEVNRQLVKIGKPLVRGEWYLSPPTVNANYDAQMNEINFPAGQLQPPAFDPKMDDAPNYGNTGGTIGHELTHGFDDSGRLFDAKGNRRDWWTPADGAEFERRANCLADQYSSYVVAGDVKVNGQLTLGENVADLGGLILAYRAWLTETSGKSLSPRDGLSPMQRFFVGYAQSWCANTRPEAARMRAVTNAHAPEKYRANGVVSNMPEFAQAFSCKAGQPMVRESACKVW; encoded by the coding sequence ATGCACCCATCCATCCGGATCGCCTTCGGCCTTCTGCTCCTGGGCACCACCCTGACCGCCCAGGGCTCCACGCGCACAACGGCGCAGGCGGCTCCGCAGTTGCCGTACACGCCGTCGCTCGATCCCATGGCGATGGACCGCACCGCCGACCCGTGCGTGGACTTCTACCAGTTCGCCTGCGGCGGCTGGATGAAGGACAACCCGATCCCGCCGGATCAATCGAGCTGGAGCACCTACGGCAAGATGCAGGACGAGAACCGCGCGCTGTTGCGAGCGCTGCTCGAGCAGTTCGCGCCTGGCACGCCGGGACGCACACCCAACCAGCAGAAGATCGGCGACTACTACGGCGCCTGCATGGCCGAACCCGAGATCGACCGCCGCGCCGCCTCCGGGTTGGCGCCGCAGATGGATGCCATCGCGAAGATCGCCTCCATCAACGACCTGGCCGCGGTTGTCGCCGACAGCCATCGCACCATGGTGGTGCTCGGCCCGATGCTGTTCGGCCTGCGCGCCGAACAGGACGCGAAAGACGCCACCGAAACCATCGCCGGCATCGATCAGGGCGGCCTCGGCCTGCCCGATCGTGACTACTACCTGAAAGACGATGAGCGGTCGGTGACGCTGCGGACGAAGTACGCGGAGCACGTGGCTCGCGTGTTCCAACTGCTCGGCGACACGCCGGCGGCAGCCTCGGCCAATGCCCAGACCGTGCTGCGCATCGAGACCGGCCTGGCCACTGGCCAGATGACCCGCGTCGAGCGCCGCAATCCCGACAACACCTACCACCGGCTGCCGCGCGCCAGGCTGGCCGAGATCGCGCCGTCGTGGCCGTGGGACGCCTACTTCAAGCAGATGGGCATCCCGCAGATTGCCGACCTGGACGTGGCCGCGCCCGGCTACTTCCTGGCGCTGGATCGGCAGCTCACCAGCGTGCCGTTGAATGACTGGAAGGCCTACCTGCGCTGGCACACGGCGCGGCTGGCGTCCCCGTACCTCAGCTCGGCGTTCGTGGACGCCGACTTCGCGTTCTTCAGTCAAACGCTCGCCGGCGCCCTGCAATTGCAGCCGCGATGGAAGCGCTGCGTCGGCCGCGTCGATCGCCACCTGGGCGAGGCGCTCGGTCAGGTCTACGTCGAGAAGTACTTCACCGCCGACACCCGCGCCCGCACGCTCCGCATGGTGCAGCAGATCGAAGCGGCGATGGAAGACGATATCAAGGGGCTCGGCTGGATGTCGGCCGCGACCAAGGCGCAGGCGATCGAGAAGCTGCACGGCGTGACCAACAAGATTGGCCATCCTGAGCGGTGGCGCGACTACTCAACCGTGAGGATCACGGCCGACGACTTCTTCGGCGATGCCAGGAACGCGATGGCTTTCGAGGTGAACCGGCAGCTCGTGAAGATCGGCAAGCCGCTGGTCCGCGGCGAGTGGTACTTGAGCCCGCCCACGGTGAACGCCAACTACGACGCGCAGATGAACGAGATCAACTTTCCGGCCGGCCAGCTGCAGCCGCCGGCGTTCGATCCGAAAATGGACGACGCCCCCAACTACGGCAACACCGGCGGCACCATCGGTCACGAGCTGACGCACGGCTTCGACGATTCGGGGCGGCTGTTCGACGCCAAGGGCAACCGCCGCGACTGGTGGACGCCCGCGGACGGCGCCGAGTTCGAGCGCCGCGCGAACTGCCTGGCCGATCAGTACTCGTCGTATGTCGTGGCGGGTGACGTGAAGGTCAACGGCCAGCTGACGCTCGGTGAGAACGTCGCCGACCTCGGCGGGCTGATCCTCGCCTATCGCGCGTGGCTGACCGAGACATCCGGCAAGAGTCTCTCGCCAAGGGACGGGCTGTCGCCGATGCAGCGGTTCTTCGTGGGCTACGCGCAGAGCTGGTGCGCGAACACGCGTCCCGAAGCGGCGCGGATGCGCGCGGTCACCAACGCGCATGCTCCGGAGAAGTATCGCGCCAACGGCGTGGTCAGCAACATGCCCGAGTTCGCGCAGGCGTTTTCGTGCAAGGCCGGCCAGCCGATGGTCCGGGAGTCGGCGTGTAAGGTCTGGTAA